A window of Streptomyces broussonetiae genomic DNA:
CCTGGAACGTCGTTCCAGCTTGACAGCGCATGGAATGCCGTTCCAGTCTTGCCTCTGGAACGACGTTCCAGCATGACCTGCCGGGTGTGCGCCCAGCGGTCCGCGACCAGGAAGGAAGCACCATGACCACTCCGGTCACGATCATCGGCGCCGGACTCGGCGGCCTCACGCTCGCCCGTGTCCTGCACGTCCACGGAATCCCGGCCACGGTCTACGAGGCGGAGCCCTCCCCGACGGCGCGCGCGCAGGGCGGGATGCTCGACGTCCACGACCACAATGGCCAACCGGCGCTCCAGGCCGCAGGCCTGCTCGAGGAGTTCCGTGGCCTCGTCCTGGAGGGCCGCCAGGCCACACGCGTCCTCAACCGGGACGGGACCGTTCTGCTCGACGAACCCGACGACGGCACGGGCGGACGCCCCGAAGTGCAGCGCGGCGAACTGCGCCGGATCCTGCTCGACTCACTCCCGGCAGGCACCGTCCGGTGGGGGTACAAGGTGCGTGGTGTCCATGCCCTCGGCGAGGGCCGCCACGCGGTGACCTTCGTCGACGGCACCACCGTCGGTACGAGCCTGCTGGTCGGCGCGGACGGTGCGTGGTCACGGGTCCGGCCCCTGGTCTCCGATGCGACCCCCGAGTACGTCGGCAGGTCGTACATCGAGACCTATCTGTTCGACGCCGACACCCGGCACCCTGCCGGCGCGAAAGCGGTGGGCGGGGGATCGCTCTTCGCTCTCGCGCCGGGGAAGGGGATCCAGGCTCATCGGGAGAGCGGCGGGACCCTCCACACATACGCGGCGCTCTCCAGGCCGCAGGGCTGGTTCGCCGGTATCGATTTCACCGATTCCGCCACGGCGACCGCGCGGATCGTGCAGGAGTTCGACGGCTGGGCGCCGGAGCTGACTGCACTGATCACCGACAGCGACACCACGCCGGTCCTGCGCCCCCTCAACGCGCTGCCGATCGAGCACCGGTGGGATCGGGTGCCGGGGGTCACTCTGCTCGGCGACGCTGCCCACCTCTCGGCCCCGAACGGCGACGGCGCCAACCTGGCCATGTATGACGGCGCCGAACTCGGCAGGGCCATCGTGTCGCGCCCGCACGACGTCGAGGCCGCGCTCATGGATTACGAGCAGGCCCTGTTCCCCCGCAGTGTCGCGGCTGCCACCGAAGGCGCGCAGCTCCACGAGATCCTCTTCGGCCTCGAAGCGCCCCACAGCCTGGTCGACATGCTCACCGGACACGAACAGCCCCGATGAGGCACTCGTTGCGTGGGGCTCGGAACGATCGGCACACCGGCCAGGGCCTGCCACCTGAGCCCGGCGGTTGTGCGGCCTCTGCGCAGGTCGTCCGATGTGCGAGGCCACTGCTGTTGCGGAAGTATCGGTAGCGGGACGTATGAACCCGTGCCAAGCGCGGTTTCGCACCGCTTGCGGCGGTGCGGCGATGCCTGTGCAGACAGGCGCTCAACGTTCGTTTCGGCGTCCGTACCGGAGCACTCAGATGAGCGAGCGCAACACGAAGGGGCCTTCGGGGTTCATGCAGGCGGCTGCACGGCGGAGTGCCCTCGCACCAGGACCGTCCGCCGGCGACTGGGGACTTCTGCTGATCAGGCTGACCTTCGGACTGCTGATGGCCGGACACGGCTCGCAGAAGCTCTTCGGCCTGTTCGGGGGGCAGGGGCTGGCGGCAACCGGCAGAGGATTCGACGCCCTGGGCTACCACCCGGGCAGGGTCTATGCGGTGATCGGCGGCCTCTCCGAATTCCTCGGCGGCCTCGGCCTGGCCGCCGGGCTGTTCACCCCCCTCGCAGCCGCCGCTCTGATCGGCGTGATGATCAACGCCATGGCAACCGTCACCGGGGCCCACGGGCTGTGGGATACGGACGGTGGTGTGGAGTACAGCGTCTGCATCGCCATCAGTGCCTTGGCCATCGCCATGATCGGTCCAGGTCGGCTGGCCTTCGACCGGTTCTTTCCGTGGGGCGCCGGCGGCTGGCCCGAGGCCGGCCTCGCCCTTGGCCTCGGCGGCGTCGCCGCCGCGATCACGCTGAGCCTGTGAGAGCACGGGGCCGACGATCAGGGTGATCGACCGCCTCCGGCGTCCCCCGGTGACTCGCCCCTCCAGGACCCCAAGAGGACGCCCGCACGCGGAGCGGCGTGACGATTCGCGCGTGCGCGTGCGCGGGTGATGCTGCCGCCGGCTTTCCTCGGGCGGACGTCTCAAAGCCCCGCCGGTACGGGAAAGCTGTCGTGGCCCTACGGTGTGACCGGCCCGATGCACGGCCCCCTCGCCCTCGCGCAAAGGTCGCCCCTGGCGTTGCCGGAGCAACACAGAGCGTTGCCCGGGCACCGGGGGCGTGGCGTCTGGTGTCCGGGTCTGGGGGAGTGTGTTTGGTGGGTGGATTTGATGGTCAAGGGTGGGGTGGGGTCCCCGGCCCGATTCCGGCGGGCCGGGGCTCCATATCGTGTGCCGATGGTGGTGTCGGTTTGGGGCTAGTCCTCGTGGCGGCAGACCACGCGGAAGCTGGCGACGATGCCGTTCTTGACGTGGACGCCGTCCTTGACGTGGAGGTCGTCGACTCCGAAGCTGGAGCTGTGGGGGCCGACGGTGGCGATGGGGGCGCCGTTGTCGCAGACGACCCCGCGGAAGACCTCCACGCGCTCGTGGGTCTCGTTGCGGACGTTCAGGGTCTTGGCGCCGAGGCCGCTGATGACGGTGATGCAGTCACCCGCGTGAGCGGAGTAGGACCGCTCGTTGACCAGGATCCGGCCTTCCTCGTGGCGTCGGCCCTCTTCGCGTCGGCCTCCGCCGCCGCCTTCGTTGCCCTTGCCTTCGTTGCCCTTGCTTTCGGTGCCCTTGCTTTCGGTGCCCTGCCCGGAGTCGCCGCCGAGGGGGGCGGCGGCCGGAGCCGGGGCCGTCTGGGGGGCCTGGGCGACTGCGGCCGGGGCTGCCTGGGGCACGGGGGCTGAGGAAGCCGAGGCGTAGGTGATGCCAGTGACGGCAAGTGCCGCGGCGGCTCCGGCAGTGGCGGTCACCATGGTGGAACGGGCGAGCTTCATGTCGCTTCTCCTGTCGGGTATCTCGGAGATGCCGGCTCGTCAGCCGACTGCGATCAAACGTACCTACGGCTGTCATATCGGTCATATCGGAAGATCGCGGCAGGGGGCCGAAAGGGGGTATGTTCGGGCTCGCCGGCCATGTAAGCGCGATGTCAAATCCCGAGAAATAAAGGCGTATTGACATACTATTAATCCGTCCGAGGGATCTATCGGCACTTGTCCACCCTTCGAATGCCTCGTCCGCCCATCGAATGTGGCGTGTCGCTGCAAATCGCCGGGCGCGAGTCGTGTTAGGGGGGCGGCCTTAGAGGGGGAGCGGCGTCGTCGGCCCGTGGACGTGCGCCGTGGAGTGCGTCCTGCCCAGGAGCTTGGCAGGCAGGCCGGCCGGGATGGCGTTCCGTGCTGCTCGGTCAGTCTGCGGTGCGCAGCGTGCCGTTGGCATCAGTGGCGTCTGCGACCTCTGCGTTTGCAACGTCTGAGGCGTCTGTGACGTGCGGCTCTTCGTGGACGTGCCCCGGCGGGGCGGGTGACACCGGGCAGGCGGGCGGCGGGGAGTGCCGACAGTGAGGCGCCGGAACCCTCGGATGTGAGCCGTCTTCAGGGAGTCGGAAATGGCCACGCCGCACGGTGCGCTCGTTGGTCGGGGGCGTGCTCGACGCCGACCTCGTGCGGCTCGGCGGGGCCGTCGATCGGCGGCCCCTCGCCCCGGTACCGCCGGCAGGCCGGGCACTTGTGCCCGGCGTTGCAGGACATGCGCGCCCGCTCTCGCCGACGGCCATCTGGCATGTGCGCCCGCTTTGGTCGACGAAGGTGCGACACCCACGACCGGAGAGCGGTTGCACGGTGTGCTGCGTGGCCTGCTGTCGGCGGATGCCGATCCCAAGGACCGGCGTGCCTGTGGGGCACCGATCACCTGCTGGTACTCGCCCTCAACTCCCCGAACGACGCTGTGGCGGGTCTCGGTGACGAGGTCGGCCTTTTCCCTGTGCGCGCCCGTTCACGGCGCGCGTCGTCGGCATCGTCTCGGCGATCCAGCGCGGGTCGTCGTCGCGCACGGCGCCGAGTTCGACGAGGGTGGCCCGCACGCCGACGTGATAAGTCGCCACGTGCACGTCCCACGACTCGAGGCCGCCGGCGGTCGGACGGCGTCGCCGACACTGCGGTGGGCCGCGCAGCCCGCCGCCCGCCCTGGAACGTCGAACGTGCCCGGTGCCGTGGTGGGTGGGTGAGCCGGTTGCCACCGTAGGGGAACTGGTCGCCGTGGAAGGCGCCACAGGGCGGTGCGCGCCCTCAGCCTGCTCACCCGGCGGCTGGAACGCGCCGCGGGTGACGTCAGCCTCGCGCACTACCGCGTCCTCGCGGCCATCGCGGAGGAGGACGAGCGTGCCTCCCGGCTCGCCGCGCGTCGAGCGTGCCCAGGGTTCCCAGTGACTCACGGACGGCTGCGCTGTCCGGGGTGAACGCTCGGCAGATCAGACACGGACCCCGATGGCCGGTGATGCTGCCCTCGGTGACCAGCGCGTCGCCCCTGAAGGCTACGGCAGGGCCGCTCGACAGGAACGTCGTGCTCCCGGCGGTGTGGCCGGAAGTGCGCAGCGCCTTCGGGCGTCCGGGTACGTCGAGCAGCTCGCCATCCCGGAACGATCGCAGAACGGGGACCGCGGACGTGTTCAGGGCGCCGGAACGCGCCAGGTGCAGCGGCGCGCGCAGAGCGGAGGGTCGGCGTAGCGCGTAGCGGGCCGGCGCGCGTTCGGGCTTCCAGTGCCGGCGGGTCCGTCCGGGTGTCTTCAGGATCGGGGCGTCGGCGGCATGGATCCACACCGCTGCGCCGCCCTGCGAGCTGACCCGCTGCGCGAGCCCGAAGTGGTCGAGGTGGCCGTGGGTCACCAGCCTCGGGATACGCGTACGTGCGGTCGGCAGCAGCCCGCGCGGCGCGGTCGGCGGGTGCGGGACCGTAGGGGATGACGTCCCGCGCTCCGCCGGCTCGCCGGGCGGCCTCCAGGTCGCCGACCGGCAGCGGGAGCATCAGGCGCTCTGCGCCGCCGAAGGTCAGGGTCGCGGCGCCGGTCCCCAGCGGGGCCCGGACGAACCGGCCCGCCCCGTGCCCCCTCCGGACAGCGCACGAGGAGACCCATGAACCCCGCACCCCGGCACACCCTGCAGGACGAGGTCCGCTATCTCATCCTCGCCGGCCAGCGTGAAGGCAGCCGCAGACTGGCCGCCGCACTAAGGTCCCTGAGCCTGACCCCGGCCCAGGCCGAAGTGCTGGACGTGCTCCGCAGCCGGGGTGAACTCACCCTCGCCGAGCTGGGTCGGCTTCTTGTCTGCGAGGCAGGCAGCCCCAGCCGCCTCGTCGACTCCCTGGTCCGCGCCGATCTGGTCGCACGCATGCCGAGCCCTCAGGACAAGCGCGCCGTGCTGCTCTCGCTCACCCGCGACGGTGAAGAACTGACAGAGCGGCTGGGCGTGGCAACCACCGAACTCACCGCGTTCATGACGGACCGCCTGTCACCCGAGGAACTGCACAGGCTCGCCGACCTGCTGCGCCGGCTCCTCCACGGCACCGCAGGCGGCGACGCGTTGGCCTCTCGCTTCCCGGCGACAGCGTCGGCCGGCTCGCCCAGAAGTGAGAAATAGCGGACCGCCCCGCACGCCTGCCGGCACTGCTGCGTCCGCAAGTGGCGGGGGCGGCTGCGTCAGGCGAACCCGACCAGTTCGGCGATCGTCCCGCCGAGCACCCGGTCGCGTACCTCGCCCGGGCCGGTGACGCGCTCCACCAGGGCCCGGGCAAGGACCGGGTCGCCGTAGGGGGCGTCCGATCCGAACAGGGTCCGGTCCGGAATCTCCTTGATGGCCAGCCGGACGGCGAAGACGATGTTGGCCGTCGACAGCTCCAGGTACATGCTCGGAGTGTCGCGTACCAGCTCCACCGCTTGCATCCAGTTCAGCCCCCCGAGCTGGCTGACCACCAACGGAACCGTCGGATGGCGGCGGGCGAGTGCCGACAGCGTCGTCAGATCGTCCGCCGTGGTCGGGGCGAATCCGTGCACGACCACAGGCAGCCGGCCGTGATCGGCCGCCGCCCGGAGCACTGGCTCGATCAACCCTGCCCGTCCCGGCGGCGGCGTCAACTCGCCGATCCCGTGCAGCCCGCGCCCGACGACCTCGCGTTCCACGACCGCGGCGATCTGGTCCGGCTCGAGGTCCAGCGGTACGGACAGGAAGCCGATGAACCGCTCCGGCCGCGCGGCGAGTGCCGCGTCCAACTCCCGCCATGCGCCGCGATACCCCTCGACAGTGCCGGCCCGGCCTCCGACGGCCTCGTCCAGGATTGCCATCTCCCGACGCAGCGAGGAAAGGTCACCCGCCCGCTCGGGGTGCGGGCGGGTGGCGAACAGTACGGCACGGTCGACCCCGGCCTCGTCCAGCAGCCCCACATGCGCCTCGACGGGGTCGTGGACGTGGCTGTGCGCATCGATGATCAACGGGTCACTCCCTTCTCGACGACCGGCACGGAATGCGGCCGACCGGTGCACTGTTGCTCCCTGACACCATGGGAAGGTCAAACCGGGGGGAGCGGGCCGGGTGCTGATCGGGGAGCTGTCGCGTCGTACCGGAGTCAGCGAGCGCCTGTTGCGCTACTACGAACGCATGGAGCTGATCCACTCGGAGCGCCGTGCCAACGGCTATCGCGAGTACGACGACAAGACCGCGGAGACGGTACGACGCATCCGCGCCCTGCTGGCCGCCGGCCTGCCCACGCGCATCATCCGCCAGATCCTGCCCTGCACCTCCGGCGAGGCGGCACTTCGCCCCTGCCCCGGCGTCCTCACCAGCCTCCGCGACCAGCTCGACGTCCTCGACCGGCGTGCCGCCGACCTGGAGACCGCGCGCCGCGTTCTGCGCCGGACGATCGCCGCCACCGAGGACGCGGCAAGCCCAACCACTGTTCCGGACACCCGAACCGCCCGGCATCGCTGAGTTCTCGCGCCCCGAACCGCAGCCGGCCTCTCGTCCGCCACTCGGTGATGCTGACGTTGTGAGTCGACGCCTCCCATCGCCTCTGCGTGACGGAGCCCAGCACGGAGCCCAGCCGGGATCTGTGTCGCGATACGACGTTGGTCTTCTCCACGCTGCGCTGCCCGCGTCGCGCGGAGACGTTCGACAGGACCAGGACGGAAGCATGCCGGGAGAGATCTCGCCCACCGGAAAGCGCTCCGGCTCCGGCTCGTCGCCCGAGCTGCGAGCCTCGCACGCGGACCGGGACCGGGTGTGGATGTGCTGCGGAGCGCGGCGGGGGACGGCCTGCTGACCGCGGACGAGTTGGACGAGCGCGTGGAAGCTGCTCTGTCGGCACGGACTCTGAACCAACTGACCAGGCCCGCGTCCCTCACCACGAGTGATTGACTCCGTCGTCCCGAACTGACGGCGGGTCGGGCGTGGCCTGAGCGGCGGCCACCGCAGGTTCCGGCTCCGCACGGCCGACTAGGTGTCCCGCGTGGGGCCCGCGAGGGGCAGGGCGCGGTGGGGATGCCGGCCGTCTTCCAGCGGCCCGGCATCGAAGAAGGTCGCAGCGGCCAGGTGGTGCCGGCAGACGGCTCAGGGCGCGGTGAACAGGGTCGGGAAGCGAGGTGCCAGCCACGGCCGGGGGCCCCAGGCCAGGACCTGTCCCTGGGCGATGGCCCGCCAGGGATTCAGCCGTCCCAGCGCGATGAGCAGGAAGGCGACGGGATCGAGCAGGATGGTGCAGTCCGCGCGCTGCGGTGGTGCCCCCGGTGTCACCTGCACGGCTCCGTCGGCCAGGAGAACGCCGAACGACTCGCCCCCACGCAGCCGGATCCCGTAACGGGCCGTGAGTCGGGCCGTGGCGGCGGGGTTTGCGACACGCGGCATGACCGAGAGCATGAACGGCATGCACAAGCCCACCCGTGTCCGATCGACCATGTGCGGACGCTTCAGGGCGCGAGCCAGGTCGTATCCATGGCCGAGCATATGCGTGAGCAG
This region includes:
- a CDS encoding MarR family winged helix-turn-helix transcriptional regulator, which translates into the protein MNPAPRHTLQDEVRYLILAGQREGSRRLAAALRSLSLTPAQAEVLDVLRSRGELTLAELGRLLVCEAGSPSRLVDSLVRADLVARMPSPQDKRAVLLSLTRDGEELTERLGVATTELTAFMTDRLSPEELHRLADLLRRLLHGTAGGDALASRFPATASAGSPRSEK
- a CDS encoding MerR family transcriptional regulator, translated to MLIGELSRRTGVSERLLRYYERMELIHSERRANGYREYDDKTAETVRRIRALLAAGLPTRIIRQILPCTSGEAALRPCPGVLTSLRDQLDVLDRRAADLETARRVLRRTIAATEDAASPTTVPDTRTARHR
- a CDS encoding FAD-dependent oxidoreductase, with translation MTTPVTIIGAGLGGLTLARVLHVHGIPATVYEAEPSPTARAQGGMLDVHDHNGQPALQAAGLLEEFRGLVLEGRQATRVLNRDGTVLLDEPDDGTGGRPEVQRGELRRILLDSLPAGTVRWGYKVRGVHALGEGRHAVTFVDGTTVGTSLLVGADGAWSRVRPLVSDATPEYVGRSYIETYLFDADTRHPAGAKAVGGGSLFALAPGKGIQAHRESGGTLHTYAALSRPQGWFAGIDFTDSATATARIVQEFDGWAPELTALITDSDTTPVLRPLNALPIEHRWDRVPGVTLLGDAAHLSAPNGDGANLAMYDGAELGRAIVSRPHDVEAALMDYEQALFPRSVAAATEGAQLHEILFGLEAPHSLVDMLTGHEQPR
- a CDS encoding MBL fold metallo-hydrolase encodes the protein MTHGHLDHFGLAQRVSSQGGAAVWIHAADAPILKTPGRTRRHWKPERAPARYALRRPSALRAPLHLARSGALNTSAVPVLRSFRDGELLDVPGRPKALRTSGHTAGSTTFLSSGPAVAFRGDALVTEGSITGHRGPCLICRAFTPDSAAVRESLGTLGTLDARRAGRHARPPPRWPRGRGSARG
- a CDS encoding amidohydrolase family protein, with product MIIDAHSHVHDPVEAHVGLLDEAGVDRAVLFATRPHPERAGDLSSLRREMAILDEAVGGRAGTVEGYRGAWRELDAALAARPERFIGFLSVPLDLEPDQIAAVVEREVVGRGLHGIGELTPPPGRAGLIEPVLRAAADHGRLPVVVHGFAPTTADDLTTLSALARRHPTVPLVVSQLGGLNWMQAVELVRDTPSMYLELSTANIVFAVRLAIKEIPDRTLFGSDAPYGDPVLARALVERVTGPGEVRDRVLGGTIAELVGFA
- a CDS encoding DoxX family protein, producing the protein MQAAARRSALAPGPSAGDWGLLLIRLTFGLLMAGHGSQKLFGLFGGQGLAATGRGFDALGYHPGRVYAVIGGLSEFLGGLGLAAGLFTPLAAAALIGVMINAMATVTGAHGLWDTDGGVEYSVCIAISALAIAMIGPGRLAFDRFFPWGAGGWPEAGLALGLGGVAAAITLSL